In Misgurnus anguillicaudatus chromosome 14, ASM2758022v2, whole genome shotgun sequence, the genomic window tagtacatTATAATTCTATTTGAAAATTaccttgcattactttttttcaaaagtaactcaaatattaatgtgtacattacTCGTTACTTTAGAGAAGTAATATTataatgcacattacttgtaatgcgttactcccaacactgcatatgtgccgagagcattcggttaatattattatctcatttttgacagagatggtgttagtggcttttgcatgtGAGCTCCTCAATTAAAGATTGCTTATTTGTATgtgacaaaacatttaaacatggttaaagctaaaactagttgttcagatagaaagagcttgaaaaaaactttacaatGACACCAAGACCCTGTCTATGAGTTATGTTGTCATATGTTTTCTACTGTTTACAGAGCACAAAGCCTGACAAAGGCCTTTATCTCAACAAAAAAGTTTGCAGCAAGATTGATATCTTTCCTGATGTTTTTTCTATTATAAGGACTCGTGTTTGGACAGAGCCGTGTTTACTGCAGGAAGCCAAGCAAGAGTTTGACAATGTGATCGAAGAGTTCCTGTGTGTGGGAGAAAAACTGTTTGGACCCTACGTCTGGGGAAGGTAGAGATTTTATTTAGTGTAATGCTATGCTTTCCTATACTGCAATTATATGCCCTGTGGTGTAACTGTGTAGGTATGACGTTCTGTTCATGCCTCCATCGTTCCCTTTTGGTGGGATGGAGAATCCCTGTTTGACATTTGTCACACCTTGTCTGTTGGCCGGGGATCGCTCTCTGGCTGATGTGATTGTGCATGAGATCTGTCACAGCTGGTTTGGAAATCTGGTCACCAACGCCACCTGGGGTGAATTCTGGCTGAATGAGGGCTTTACTATGTATGCTCAACGCAGAGTTTGCAGGGAACTGTACGGTATGCTAAAAGTCATTCATTGATGCATAGTAGATAGTAAGTAATATAGCACTGTACACAATGGAGGTGAATTGCTTGTTTTTGAGTATATTAATAAATGCAGATCATTTTATGCTCAGGAGAGGCTTATACATGTCTGGAAGCAGTGATTGGTAAAGCCCTTCTGCGTGAACATATGGACAACACAGGAGAGGATCACCCTCTCAACAAACTACGTGTTAAGATCGAACCAGGTAGATCACAAGTAGTTATCATTCTCtaatttgatatacatttccAAGTCAGTATAAAAATATCAGTAAATGATGTGTTTCTATGTATATACaattaatgtaaatgtacacttatacagtatatatacaatatataggCACtgcatattatttttaaatagtttgtaAAGAGTAGGTTCTGTCTTTTCTTATACAGGTGTTGATCCGGATGATACGTATAATGATACACCATATGAGAAGGGATTCTGCTTTGTGTCCTACCTGGCCCATCTTACAGGAGATCAAGCCCGCTTTGATGCATTCCTTAAGGTTAAAACGCATTATCTTAGTACAACTTTAGAATAAAGTTTGTATCTTTCATGTATTTTAATACAAAGTTTGCACTGTACACTTATAGTTCAATAAATCAACAACTTTGTCTTTTTAAGGCTTATGTGGAAAAGTTCAAGTACCAAAGTGTGATGGCAGAAGATGCTTTGGAGTTCTACCTGGAATATTTCCCAGATCTTAAAAAGAAAAACGTCCACAAAATTGAGGGTGTGACAAATTACAATTAATAATTTTTGCTAAAATCACTGATTTGAGATGGAATTGGTACTATTTGTTCAGTAAGTCTTTTGTATACAGCATTagcttttgtttttttctgttcaGGTTTGACAGCTGGCTCAATGTGCCTGGTTGGCCTCCATATTTTCCTGATCTCTCTGCTGGCCAACAGCTGATGAAACCAGCAGAGCAGTTAGCTGAATTGTGGATTAACCCAAACCTGGACTTGGAAGCCATCAGCCACATCGATATCAAATCATGGGAGACCTACCAAACTGTACACTTCCTGGACAAGATCCTAGAGAACTCACCCCTTCCAGATGGTACCAGTTGTATGTTTATAggaaaagtttgtgtttttataaagaaaaatatatacaatatttTTTATCAACAGGTAACATAAAGAAGCTGGAGGAGTTTTACTCGCACATCACTGGGTCTAACAACGCTGAGCTGAAATTACGGTGGGCACAGATTGTTGCAAAGAACCTGCATGAACCAGGATACCAACATATTCACAGTTTTCTC contains:
- the LOC129427146 gene encoding aminopeptidase B-like, whose amino-acid sequence is MDKTLALHSDNAEDVATSSSYRQFKIQHFHLDLQVDFEQKVISGTETIQLNCIQDGQSELRLDIHPTLSPQEISFTRDDQIWTTTEFLIQEFTSYGTTLIVKFSTPFKSEDKFQITIKYTASDGPGVCWLEPEQTAGKIKPYVYTQGQAVLNRSFFPCFDTPAVKSTYSAAVKVPEGFTAVMSANKWEHRKADSTYLFTMDHPIPAYLVAMAVGDLQSAEVGPRTRVWTEPCLLQEAKQEFDNVIEEFLCVGEKLFGPYVWGRYDVLFMPPSFPFGGMENPCLTFVTPCLLAGDRSLADVIVHEICHSWFGNLVTNATWGEFWLNEGFTMYAQRRVCRELYGEAYTCLEAVIGKALLREHMDNTGEDHPLNKLRVKIEPGVDPDDTYNDTPYEKGFCFVSYLAHLTGDQARFDAFLKAYVEKFKYQSVMAEDALEFYLEYFPDLKKKNVHKIEGVRFDSWLNVPGWPPYFPDLSAGQQLMKPAEQLAELWINPNLDLEAISHIDIKSWETYQTVHFLDKILENSPLPDGNIKKLEEFYSHITGSNNAELKLRWAQIVAKNLHEPGYQHIHSFLTSQGKQRYTLPVYRALWNGSEETKALAMEIFSATSNQLHINVCNYVKKILA